Sequence from the Platichthys flesus chromosome 2, fPlaFle2.1, whole genome shotgun sequence genome:
GAAGTCAGATGAGACCAAGACAGCGATCCCAGGGAAAGGCTTCTGGCAGTTGTTTGACATAGACTGTAGTTCTGATTTTGGCTTTTAGAGGATGAGTTAAAGATTCATGGCATTGTAGCGTTTGTGTTCCCATTTCTGGAGACaaaaaagtgatttatttgtatactattatatttattattattgtggcTGTGTTCAGTTATTTATGGATTCTGAGTTTGAAGAATGAATTCAGTGATACATAAATTTGTCTActtacaaacacaaatgttgcaGGTAACAGTTAAGTTTCTTTGCCTacttaaaaaacatatataacttATGCATTACTCATACTGTtgactttaaaatataaaggaCCTGAAACGTTTGGCAAAGAAATACTTATTCTTTTGGAATTTCATCTACAATGTAACTGATGTTTGAACTTGGCACAGGTAAAGATACGGTGTGTTGTAGAAGTGGAAGTACAATAACTTGCTTCATGTTCGGCTGTTCTTCTAACATCTAGTTATTTCACTTTGTTGTGTAAAAGATTGCATAAGTTCAAAACttttataacaaataaaaagtgtACAGAATAGTCTGTTCATACCTCAACAACAATGCTTCATTTATTCGcagtttttaacagtttttttgccaTGGCAAGCTTacctaaaacacaaaaaaaacggaAGAAATTGttaaacagtatatatatatatcggggaaaactatataaaatatatttgtatacacGTACTTAGTCTGTCAAAATCAATTAAGTTATTAAAGCTCTTCTATTCACTCTTTAAAACTGTTGACAgtgttttggtttaatttgttgGAAACAAGTTCATAAGTCTAATCATAATGCGAGCCTGTTTAATAGTGAAGGAAACCACCTACTGGTGTTGCTAATAATGTTTCAGCTATGAAATACGAGGCTGCAGGTTATAGGTTTTCAATCTTCTCTACAGACCCAACACAACAGACCTTTTTCACAACAGACGTGTCTGATAGCATTAAAAATGGCTCTGCTCAGTTTATATGTCCCAGGTAAACATTTACTCCTGTGACTAAACATCTACTGGGAAAAGGGcctcaatataaaaaacaatgaaaacagtaTTTATAAAACTAAATTGCTATTCTCATTCAGCAAACGTGCAAATCATCAACTTCCTCTTTCATGCAGACTTTTTCTACTTCTCTGCCTTTGGCCCAGCGATAAGTGCATtaatgattaataattaatatccTTCACTAATTCTAACAAACAGACTTTGATCGGATGTGACAGGGATGTCACAGTTTCACCAAGTCTGCAGAAGGGGCCATGAGTCCCCTTGGGTTGAGATTTGCCACAAGGCAGACGTCATAGTTGTCGTGCATCAGCACTTGCCGAGCCACCACACTCCACCGTTTTTCACATGGGTCCAGCTCCAAAATTTCCTTTGTTATATCATCATGACGATCTGAGGGTGGTGAAGACACAGTTGGAGAATTACACTGACTTCAAAaatcagtttaaaaaatgtcaatagatattgattttttttcatttcattcacctGCTCCTTTGTAATAGCCACACACATAAATCTTGCCTCCCACCACTCCAGCATTACAGGCATTGGTGCGCAGGGCGAGTTGTGCACATGGGAGAGGGGGTCCATCTCTCCAATAATCTCCATCTGCGTTGTAGATCTCCACAGCATCAAGGCAGTGGCGTGATTGGCCACGGTCCACACCTTCGCAGCCAATGCCTCCTATACAGGTGCATGGTCATACCATGTTTGTGCATGTACTACAACatgattaaatgaaaaaaattgaatatgtCTGAACTAATAAATGTGAGTTACTACAAAGAAGAATCTTACCCATCACAAAAATGTCACCATTGAGTTCCACAGCACTGCAGCGGTACTTAGAGTATCTCATGGGAGCCAGTTCTGtccacttgtttgtgtttgggtcATACTCCAGAAGGCAGTTACTAAGACGGTCCGGCTCATCATCCGTCCGGTATGACTGGATGGttgaaggggagggaggggacgACAAAGAAGAGCAGCTGCAGTCAGAGAAGAGTCACTTGCTAACAGTGTACTAACTCTGTATATTGTTACACACAGCTGAATGCAGGTTTTTGAATAATTCACACATATGTAAAGGTGTTTTTACATCACGTCACCTGTGGGCTCCGACCACCGATCACGTAGAGGCGATCTTTCATCCTGACCAGGCTGTGAAAGGCCAGAGGTAGAGGCAGTGGCGCTGCGCTCCGCCAGGGTCCGCCCTGCAGAGACCATCGCTCCACACAGTTGGTGATGAGGAACTGGTTCTTCAGCCTCATCTGCCCACCCACCAGGTACAGCGTGTCATCCAGTGACCCCAGGGCATAAGAATCCCGGTACTCTGCAGATGTCAGGCGCTCCCAGCTTCCTTGGGCTTCGACTTTGTACCTTCAACCCAACACAACGGATAGTAACGTCTGTGTGAGGCCAGCAAACGCAGAACTGTCATATTGATTAATTCATATTCATCTTACCTGTAGATTTCAACATTCATGACCTTCTGCCGGGCCATCCTGCGAACACCTACCTCCCCCGCCACGATAATGTCATTTCCTTTAGTTACAACCCCAGCGCACACGTACCCCAGAGCCTCTCCATAGCGAGGTGAGGTGATGTAATAGGTTCGGCCCGTGGATGGGGCATAGCAAAAGCTGCGCTCGGCATAGTTGCCATATCTTGACCGAATCCCACCACCGTCATTAccgacacagagcagcaggtctgtaGTCTCCATGCCGTACCGCAGCTTCAGTTTACGCGGTGCAGCTGAGGGATGCATCGCCGTGGCCTCTAAGGCCTCGTTCACAATCTGTAGACATTCAGCATCAGCCAGCAGGGCTGTGTTTCTCTTCAACGCCTCCCTTAGATAGTCGGGGCTTATCAGGGGTAAGCGAACCTTCCTCAGAAGCTCTGGAAGGTGCCAACTACGAACCTCTCTATCTGTCAGTGTGCTGTGTTTGACCCAGTGAAGGACCACGTCCAGGATGGTCTCTTCTCCAGAAACGTTGAGGTCATCAGAACTCAGGAGCTTCCCCAGCTGATGAGCCTCCAGCTCCAGGACCTCCTCATTCTGGCAGACTTGGACAAAGTTCTGCCTCAGGAAGCGCTGAGCCTGGTCGGCCAGTTCCTCTGCACCGAGGTCCCGggcaaaataaaagacaccAAGGCAGTTGGAGGCATCCATGTTCTCGGTCATGTGCTGCTGGCAGCGTGTGAAGACGTCGTCCATCTGCAGGAGAAAAGCTGCAATGGAGATGCCTTGAACATTGGAGTTAGTAAGAGGAAGGTCGGAGCAGTACATGTAGTTCAAGAGAAGAGCCAGGCTGTCTGCGGGGGTGTCACGAAGGAATATTTCTCTGTTGTTGCACTCACGAAGGCCGCACGTGAACATAACACGGAAGTAAGGGCTGAAGGCGGACAGCACCACTCTGTGACAGGGGAAGCTGATGCCCTCAGCGACCAGCACCACATCCGTCAGATGCTCAGactccctcatcctcctcaactGCTCCAGCAGGACCACTCCATGTTTGGTTGTAAGATCCATTTTGCTCCAACTTTcttgcaataataataatatttaaaagttaTGCACTAATTGACAAGTAGTCaagagtttgtgtctgaaaaacaaagcaaacaaaatcaAGTAGAGCCTGAGTGATATATCGACAGaatatattttacagaataaactaTGCAGAAAGGATGGGCATTTATGTAAAGCATGTCTATTTTCCTAATCCGAGCTCTAtatggttgtatttgtgttttcttttttatagtAATAATTAAGTTTACGGTTAAACCATGATAAGGGTTTTCGATTATGTCATCATGGGAATCTGTGTCAAttattgtttaaatatatttatatatatatatattgctatCTTACATTTTTTGGTTTGTAAAATCAGCATCGGCCCCCAAAAAATCCATATTGTTCGGGCTCTTATATTGAGCCATATGTCAATAATTGTTAAGTAATGCGAAATTGGTTTGCGATACCAAAACTGTTGAGAAATATTTACGGTTGGCTTTCAATTAGCCTCCTAATCTTATGataattgaaaacaaaacatatgtAGAAGATAAGCAATAACTATTTGAGATCTATTAGCAGTTCATCCAACTTCAAATATTCTGACCATCaagagtaaataaataaagaatcttGTTGATgcctgcagcaacaacaaacattttgtcattttcatgaGCATATGTAACAGCTGGCATTCTGATGAACATTCCTGGTTAGTACTATATAAAGCAAGATGACACAATCGTCTATGAACAAGTTAGTGATCATGCAGTACAGCGGCTCCTTGTTGCTCCTCTTACCAAAGTTGCCAGCGCCTCTTATCTCCTGTTATCTTTAGTCTAAAAACACCAGTAGAGATCCATGTTTTTCATCGTGCAACGTGTGTCGGTGTTGTTGCCGAATTTGTTTGTCGAGGGGTCAGTGAGTGGCTGAGACAAAGATAGGTAGCCCCTCCACCGCTGCAGCCCTCTGAGCCGCTAACCCCAAAATAGGCAGTGTCGTGGAGTAAGTGGGTCAGCAGGGTTTGAGTGATCTGGATTGAGTAGGTTTTTCTGCAGTGATGTTGTAATACTGTGAATTACTATGACTTTTTATAATTTCAGTCCTATGGGTTAATTGTGTACTTAGTTTTGGATAATTTTCCACCATAGTTTGTTTGCGTCACTCCTGGTTTGCAGCCCTGGAATGAAGCAACCAGCTGGGATTCATATTTCACCCCGTTAAAGGCCCAGTGTACACTGCGAGCGCACATGGTCTAAAGGACATCACTTTTCTAATGTTTAATCTTTAACATACCTGTTCCTGAGACTGCTGAATCCAAAGCAATAAAGTTTGCAAATGTTTATATTCAACTTTCTGAACTGTACTCTTGTATGCGGCGAAACcttgagaaagaaaaacttcTGACTCAGTTGACCGGTGTAATTTGATCTTGAGGTGAAATATCATGGTTCGTTAACTTTAGTTCTGCCAGTAAATGGAAAAAGCAGAGAGGATGGAAACTCTGATGTCAAACATACAACTGACATTCAGCACAGTTAATCTTTCTCCTCTTTAAGATGATAATTGCCTCCTGTGCTTCCTCCGGTCGTTGTCGTGCCACTGTCCACGACATCCTGACCGCATAGTTAACCATTAGGCCACATGATGTACGGTTGTTCTTGTGACAAGAGATAAGAAAATATTATTCTCTGTTAGTCCTGACACGGGGGAATTGgcaatgttacagcagcaaagagCAGAGTCCAAAAAAAAGGTGTCAGTAGAATAATAGTAATTAAAGTTGCAAAACttaaaggaaatataaaaacatataaaaatacaaatggcATAGAAATAACACACAGTGTGAGAATATGCACAGTGAAATGGATTGCACATTAGCCATGAATTACACAGGCAGAAATTAATATTGCCCAtgtgacagacaaaaacatctCTGGTTACGGGAGTCTCTTAATAAGTCTCATAATAAGTCCCATACCCAAACTGAACAATTTGGTTTATGCAGGGTAATGCAACAAGATTACTCCAGACCTATACATCGGGGAAACAAGCACAGCCCAGGAGAGCTAGGACTCGTTCACTTTTGAGAATGGTacttgaagccagagaagaTAGTTGGTTTGCAATAAGAGTGAAAAAGCCGTCTTGGCAACCTGGTAAAAGCATCACTTAACAGAGGAGGTGGTTTAAGAAACAAACTTTCAGCCACACAGCTTAACACCCAACCACACCCCAACTCCAGTGACcctcaaatgaataaaatatgtaaGTAGTTAAGCatatcagaaaataaaagagacacaATGTGGCTAGTTTCTGTTGGTGGACTTGCAGTGCGGGCAGTTGTCGAATGGAGCTGCTTTGTCCCCACCAAAACTGTCCCATCTGCCCTGAAGCTGAAACAATGGAACACTTGctttacaaagaaaaactgcCCAGTTCATAGCAGGATGTTCCGGCGACACAGTAAAGTCAAGTTAATCTGCACCAAACCACCGTCATTGACATAGtctataaacaaataataaacaagatAATGTGATATACAACAGAAGATCTTAAGCCCTACAGGGTTTGATCAGTTTATAAATTGTAATAATGTGGAcaattttacaaaatgtattcgtcaatgttttgtttgtcataTCTCTGTTCCAACATTTTTAAAGTAAGGGGGTTGGAAAAAGGGGTGGGGCAGTATCCAGGGTCCGAAGACAGGGTTGGTGGGAGGGAGGGTCAGGTGAAATTACGGTTTAAGTAATTTGCTCACCTCTGGACCCCTGCAGACCTGGAGTCAGCTGTCTTGTGGCCAGACAAGATTCTCAGGCCCCGCTGacattgttctgctgctgctggccctGAGTTGAGCTGAAGCATATGCATGTGGTGGACAGGTTGATGAGCCATTTGCAGTAAATTTAGCCCAGAGTTAGACAGAGACAGCTCAATGGATTCTGAACGTAGGTATGGGAAATACAGAGTGGAGAGGGAAGTGTTGGACCAgcagagactggaggagataacacaaagaaaaactctCTCTGAAACACGCCCTCCTCTAACCGAACGACTTAAAGACTCCTTAAGGTAAAGAACACCTCTTGGCTTTGTCTGCTCGGAGCTACTTGATCACCTCAGTAAGTGTTTTCAAATCCTTTCCAGATGTTCAGTACCCAAACTGAAAAGAAGCGTGCTGAGCATCTTGCCTGTGTTGTCCTGGCTGCCCAAATACTCAGTCTGGGACTCCGGCATGCCAGACCTCATCTCTGGCATCAGTGTGGGCATAATGCACCTGCCTCAAGGTATGACATCACGTTTTAGAAGATATCAACAAAATTACTGGAAAACTTCAGTTCTGTCTCATATATAACAAGAACCTAATGTGTAATTTGGACTTTATTCCAATGCCTCTTTGTACAAGCATTCACAATCTGTGTGGAGAGAGTCAAAGTCTGAATTTTCCAGTAAAACTAGTACTGTATATCTTGAAAAATAACTGTTTACTGAGAAAGACTTGTTTTCCACAGGTATGGCATATTCGTTGTTGGCTTCCTTACCTCCTGTATTTGGCCTCTACTCGTCCCTCTATCCAACATTAATCTACTTCTTCTTTGGAACATCACGTCATATTTCCATTGGTAAGTAGAGAATGAGACTAATATGCAATGGCGATTACAACATCTGTTATAacatgtgttgctgttgtgacaAGGTACATTCACCATGATCAGCATCATGGTGGGTAGCGTGACAGAAAGACTTGCTCCAGATGAGAATTTCTTCATGAAGAATGGAACAAACTCCACTGCAGACGTGGACATCACTGCCCGGGACTCATACAGGGTGCAGGTGGCGGCTGCCACCACTGTCATAGCAGGACTGATTCAGGTATTAACACAGCATCCTACAGAAGTAACAATGTTCTGCTTTGTTGGTACATCCAAACTCACATGTGCAttaatggctgtgtgtgtttaggtgttACTGGGTTTGGTAAAGTTTGGATTTGTGGCGACATACTTGTCGGAGCCTCTGGTGCGAGCgtacacaacagcagctgcaggccaTGCCGTGGTGGCACAACTGAAGTACGTCTTTGGCGTTTCACCGAAACGGTTTCATGGTCCGCTGTCACTGGTGTATGTGAGTATACTGATCCCATTGCATTGTCTGTTCAAAGAGTTTGGCTGGTTGTGATCAGAATACTTCAGGGATCTGTGGAGAACTATTTATTGTGTGagaaactgtttatttttggaATTTAATTATTTGCACTGATtcaaaaatacacagaaaatgACCAGACAAATAACATTCAGGGCAGGATGAGGCAGAAAACCCAGTTTATTTCAAAGCCTATACCtaaataatgttttgtttaaacCCAGTATCCATCTAGGAGTAAGAGCTTCTATGTTATCTGCTACAGTAGCCTTTTATTGTGGTAGTGCAAAATAAGATCCACATATGCAATACTAACCAGCATTGAACAAGGTGAGGAACAATGGGTCAAGTTTTGGTATTGTAGACAAACGATTACAAAGCTGTGTGCAGCttagcctgtgtgtttttatgagtgCATCGGCAAGTCTTAACTCGCTTGCTCCTTCATCTTTCTCTATTTTCAGACTCTGAAAGATGTTTGCAGCTTGCTGCCGAAGAGTCATCTTCCCACCCTGGTGGTCAGTGTCGTGTCCATGGTGTGTCTAATCGCAGCCAAGGAACTCAACTCCTTCCTCAGCGGAAAACTGCCAGTGCCTGTCCCAATGGAGCTTATAACAGTGAGTCAACACGCGGACACTCTTTTCTGGCTTcacgttatgttttcacctcagtgccgatgctgatgctgcagtgCTGAAAAGCAGCTGAATCAGCGGTAGCAACGGGGCCTCTGCATTTGTGCACTTCACAGCAAAAATGGCTAATTATTAGGTCCAGATCTCTAGTATGATTGACCAGTTTCTTAATGATTGCAGATTTGAAATGGAGCATATGGCtttttatgtatgtttgtgttctctgtgttttctgtgtttgctttaGATTGCAGCAGCAACACTGATATCACACTATTCCCACTTGAGAATGAACTACACAGTTTCAGTTGTTGGAGAAATTCCTAGTGGGTAAGTGTAGCGAAGGACGATAACACCAGGGTCTCACTTTTCAACATGATTTTGTTCTTtaacaaatgagaaaatataaattaagcTAAATATAAATTGGCCAGCAGCTCAGATCTGTTCTGTACATGTGtctctcttgtttcttcttcctcatgtGTCTCTTTGTGGCGGCTCTCCTGCTGCCTTTTCTGTCCAGGGAGAGCTAATTGGCCCAACTAACTTCAACTGTGCCAATCAACTCTCCCTTGTTTACCAGAGCAAGCATTTGGCTTTTTATAGCTTCATATTGatctattatttatattttttacactgTTCATTAATTATGATCATATTTGTGCTCATATTCTCATCTTGGTTGGTACTATCTGATCTGATTTACTGGTCCTCTTCTTGTTTGGCAGTTTAAGTCCCCCCAGTGTTCCAGATTTCAGTATCTTCCGTGACGTCATGGGTGATGCTTTAGCACTGGCCATTGTTGGGTATGCCATATCTATTTCACTTGGAAAAACATTTGCACTGAAACACGGATACAAGGTGGATAGTAACCAGGTGAGTCAGAATTCAGACCTTTTATCTCAGGAATTATACTCATACCATGAACGTGctatcattttaatattttgtatttcccTGTTCATTTCCCTGTCCCCCGCTCTGCCTCAGGAGCTGGTGGCGCTGGGCCTCAGTAACACAGTGGGAGGCTTCTTTCAGTGCTACTCAGTCTGCGCCTCTATGTCTCGTAGTCTCATCCAAGAGACcacaggaggaaaaacacaggtgAGGGAGCATCAGTAAAGGTCAACTGAGGTGGTGTAAAGAGGAAATTATTACGCATGAATAATATAACAATGGCTTATTGAATGTgtgattttacaattttataatataaattatttgcttttatttgctttttgttttttgaaccTATGTACAATTTCTTTTAGCATTGTTTAAAATGCTCTATTAATAATATGGATTCTCCTTCTATATATTATAATTGTCATTATACAGAGAGAATATATACTAAAATGTTTAGCTTCAATAATCGATTAGGCAGCAATTCACCAAATCTATTTATTATCTAAACAATACACCAAATCAATTTCAGTCAATCAGATACACAAAAGGATGGAAATGTATACATAGTCAAGTTGTTCCCAAACAATGTGTGGAATCCATCTCTGCTCAACAATAATAGTATGTGAACCTGCCTGttgaacacaaataaataaactcacAAACAACCCTGTGTGTTCTCGCAGATGGCTGGCATAGCCTCATCTCTGATTGTGTTGGTGACCATACTGAAACTTGGATCGCTGTTCCAGGAGCTGCCAAAGGTTCGACTGCAGTACTGCATGTCATTACTGTTCAAATTTGAACATATGTTTGATTGACTTACTTGATTTTGATTGGCTGTGCTCGTTTCAGGCTGTCCTCGCTGTGATTGTCTTTGTTAATCTGAAGGGCATGTTCAAGCAGCACTCTGACATCGTCACACTGTGGAGGCGCAGCAAGATTGATCTGGTGAGAGGAGAAATTATATATTACGTAGTTTAATGAAGTAAAAAATGTGACAGACTCTGCTGTTGTGTCTGCAGAAGTGTAACTACTCTTGTCTACTTTTCATTGTTGTGTTAAATGAGACGTGTCGTGTTGCTGCTTCACTCAGATGGTGTGGTTGGTCACTTGGGTGGCAACACTGCTCCTCAACATGGACGTGGGTCTGGCAGTGTCCCTCATCTTTACCATGCTGACGGTCATCTTCAGGACGCAGTTGTAAGACTCATCTGTATACTTCTCTCTGCAGTATCTGGGTCATATTGTGATAACCAGATTAAACTATATGCTGTACAGACATCCAGAGATTATgactattttctttttctcttcaatTCTCAGGCCAACATACTCTGTTCTGGGAAATGTTGCCGGCACAGAACTGTACTTGGATATAGAGACGCACGGAGAGGTACAACACAAAGATGGAAAAGTCAAACAATGAAACTTTTTttgtacacactgactgcaaCAAAGGCTAAAGATGTTTGTCTATTTGACAGGCGAGAGAGATTCCAGGTGTCACTATATTCCGCTCCTCTGCCACAGTATATTTTGCGAATGCTGCGCTCTACCTCGAGGCTCTGAAAGAAaaggtttgttctcctgacttCTCTTAAATGCTCAGATCTGGAACGatagggtgggggggggacttcattattttctttgttgagTAATCTGagaattatctttttattatctATCATAAAACGAAATATTACAAAGTGGTGAATTTGATTTTTCTTGTTTCATCTATGCGACAATTCAAACCCCAAAGATTTTCAGTGAATTATTATTAGAGGctgaaaccaaaataaaatgttttgtattttgaattattacatttttgttttagtttcttttacTCTTTACTATATTTTAGCCTCACTAATAACGGATATTAAATGTTCCCACAGTAAGAGTGTCttggtttatttttatacattttgtgttaaaatgtgttgtttgaatttatctcttctcattttaaattcaaaaaatTATTCTTTATACAAGTTCTTCTCTTTTTtgcaatatatttatatacgaTGGTgatgttttgcttttctttcttataCGTATTCAGAGTGGAATCAACATTAGCGACATGCTTATCTATAAGAAGAGGCAGGAGGCCAAACAGAGACGTAGAGAAAGAAGAGCTGAGAGACGGGCCAAGAGGCAGGCCGAGAGAGAGGTGATGTACAGGAAGTGTATAACGTCACTACAGGAACATGGATTACTGGAATTACTGAGAAATTCAAAGGCCTTTTATAACTTGTTTGGGCCCATGGGTCACTTAACCCAGTTGTTATGAGAAAATTACTTCAGAAATCTTGTTATATTCAGTACAACAAAATATTGGTAATCAATGGCCAAAATCACAAAAAGTCTACAAAGTGTTTAAAGATCACTTCTTTTGCTATTTTCCCCTCAGAGACGAGCACAGAAGGAAGATAAACAGGTGCCTGCTATTGAGGTGTTCTCTGTGGAGGACGAGTGGTTGGAAACAGGAGACAAAGACGATACCTGGACGAAGAAAGAGAACGGGACCGTGTTTGTCGTCCCAGCCTCTCCCCGGTTGCCAGACAGCCCCAATAGATGGGAGTACCTGAAGGGAGGAGTTCCCGACAGCACAAGTCTGAGTTGGATGTCTGAGCTGCAGGACGGCGACACCACCACTCTGGGCTCCAGCAGCGAGGACACACTGAGCCGGGACCTGGAGCGGGTCTCTCTCGGTTCTCTGGGCAAGTGGACCTGGGACATTCACTCCATCATTCTCGACCTCTCCACAGCCAACTTCATTGACACGGTGGCTATCAAGGCTATCAcaaatgtgagtgtgaacatgAAAAAATATCCTTTGACCAAAATGTCCCCATATTACAACTTGTTTGAGATATTAAATGAAAGCCCTCGTACTTTCATTTGATTCAGGTGTCAAACCCCATTAATAAATAGTGTGAGTTTGATTTGAGACTCATGGACAACATACACAGGTTGTCTTTGGAGTTTTAAGGGGAGAGGCCTCAGGAAGTAATGTTCTCAcgggtgtgtttcatctaaattcttTAACCTATAATGGGCCCtccatatataaatactttatatttacatcgggggcgggtcctctctacagaccTTTAACACAAAGTCTGCAGGCTGAGGTCTTTCTGTGTGCactttgcatgttctccctgtgtctgtgtgggttttctccagttACACgtgcttcctcccacagtccaaagacatgcagattggggtcaGGGtaactggagactctaaattgactgtaggtctgaatgtgagagtgaatggttaGTTGTGTCTGTATCTTGGCTCTGCATtacgctggcgacctgtccagggtggaTCCCACCTCTCACCCAGTGTCAGCTAGGATTGGCTGCAGCCCCCCCACCTTGTGattgaccctcaaaggataaatggtatagataatggatggcaGGTTGGAGGGATGGACAATGCCTGCAGGCACCAGCTTTTGACATACAATTAAATTATTGATAATACAAAACTAACAtctaattattgtattatattaacaGATTTTCCAGGACTTCAGTGAGATTGATGTGGATATCTACGTGGCTGGTTGTCAGGGTAACTGAACACCTCCTCACTTCTTTCAGGCTGCACTTTATGAGGATTTATCATCTTTGTAGGTTGCTAAGTGTAAAACCTTTATTCCTCAGCCTGTGTGGTGGAGCAGTTAGAGCTCGGTGACTTCTTCTCCGACACGATAACAAAGAGACATCTTTTCACCTCGGTTCATGATGCTGTGCTCTTCTGCCTGGAGCAGCGTGGGACATCATCGTTTCCCAAACACGAGTCGTCAATGGTGAGTACGATCAGGTCACACTGTATTTGGACAGTGTTGATTTTCAA
This genomic interval carries:
- the kbtbd12 gene encoding kelch repeat and BTB domain-containing protein 12, which translates into the protein MDLTTKHGVVLLEQLRRMRESEHLTDVVLVAEGISFPCHRVVLSAFSPYFRVMFTCGLRECNNREIFLRDTPADSLALLLNYMYCSDLPLTNSNVQGISIAAFLLQMDDVFTRCQQHMTENMDASNCLGVFYFARDLGAEELADQAQRFLRQNFVQVCQNEEVLELEAHQLGKLLSSDDLNVSGEETILDVVLHWVKHSTLTDREVRSWHLPELLRKVRLPLISPDYLREALKRNTALLADAECLQIVNEALEATAMHPSAAPRKLKLRYGMETTDLLLCVGNDGGGIRSRYGNYAERSFCYAPSTGRTYYITSPRYGEALGYVCAGVVTKGNDIIVAGEVGVRRMARQKVMNVEIYRYKVEAQGSWERLTSAEYRDSYALGSLDDTLYLVGGQMRLKNQFLITNCVERWSLQGGPWRSAAPLPLPLAFHSLVRMKDRLYVIGGRSPQSYRTDDEPDRLSNCLLEYDPNTNKWTELAPMRYSKYRCSAVELNGDIFVMGGIGCEGVDRGQSRHCLDAVEIYNADGDYWRDGPPLPCAQLALRTNACNAGVVGGKIYVCGYYKGADRHDDITKEILELDPCEKRWSVVARQVLMHDNYDVCLVANLNPRGLMAPSADLVKL
- the slc26a6l gene encoding solute carrier family 26 member 6, like; its protein translation is MDSERRYGKYRVEREVLDQQRLEEITQRKTLSETRPPLTERLKDSLRCSVPKLKRSVLSILPVLSWLPKYSVWDSGMPDLISGISVGIMHLPQGMAYSLLASLPPVFGLYSSLYPTLIYFFFGTSRHISIGTFTMISIMVGSVTERLAPDENFFMKNGTNSTADVDITARDSYRVQVAAATTVIAGLIQVLLGLVKFGFVATYLSEPLVRAYTTAAAGHAVVAQLKYVFGVSPKRFHGPLSLVYTLKDVCSLLPKSHLPTLVVSVVSMVCLIAAKELNSFLSGKLPVPVPMELITIAAATLISHYSHLRMNYTVSVVGEIPSGLSPPSVPDFSIFRDVMGDALALAIVGYAISISLGKTFALKHGYKVDSNQELVALGLSNTVGGFFQCYSVCASMSRSLIQETTGGKTQMAGIASSLIVLVTILKLGSLFQELPKAVLAVIVFVNLKGMFKQHSDIVTLWRRSKIDLMVWLVTWVATLLLNMDVGLAVSLIFTMLTVIFRTQLPTYSVLGNVAGTELYLDIETHGEAREIPGVTIFRSSATVYFANAALYLEALKEKSGINISDMLIYKKRQEAKQRRRERRAERRAKRQAERERRAQKEDKQVPAIEVFSVEDEWLETGDKDDTWTKKENGTVFVVPASPRLPDSPNRWEYLKGGVPDSTSLSWMSELQDGDTTTLGSSSEDTLSRDLERVSLGSLGKWTWDIHSIILDLSTANFIDTVAIKAITNIFQDFSEIDVDIYVAGCQACVVEQLELGDFFSDTITKRHLFTSVHDAVLFCLEQRGTSSFPKHESSMDMHSSTKL